The DNA segment CGCCATCGGCGCCGCGCGCTTCTGGCTGAAGCTGGTGCGTGGCGGGCGCGAACTGCGCACCCACGACATGGATCGATGGATGGAGGATGGCTATGCGGCGCTGGGCGTGATGGAGCGCCACCTCGGGCGGCGGCGCTTTTTCGCCGAGGAGACGCTCACCATCGCGGACATCGCGCTGTTCGCCCACACCCATGTGGCGGAAGAAGGCGAGTTCGACCTCGCCCCCTTTCCGGCGGTCCGGAACTGGTTGGAGCGGGTGAAGGCCGACCCCGGCCATGTCGCCATGGACTGGCGTCCGCAGACCCCCCAGGACGTGGCGACAGGCGCGCTGGCCGACGTGGCGGCGCCGCTGGAAACTGAGAAGGTAAACGGGGCTTAACCTTTTGCCCTGAAATGGCCCTGAAATGGCGCCGGCTCGCGCAAAGTCGCGCCGAAGCCGGGTCGGGATCGGATGCGAATCTCCCTTTCGTCAGACAGACGAACCGCCCATTGGAAGGGACTTCGCCATGCCGCGTCACACTGCCGAACTGGCCGCCCCCCGTCACACGACGGGCCGTCGTCTTCGCCGCGCGCTGCTGGAAGCCGGCCTCGTGCTTTCGCTGACACTCGCCATCGTGGCCGTGCTCTGCATGTTCGGCCTCCAGCGCGTCTCCGCCTTGGAAATCCACCCCGCCGCCGCCAGCGACGCCCGGATCGCCATGGGTGCGGTGCTGCTCGCCGGCTTCGTGGGCATGTGCGGCCTCACCAGCTTCATGCTGCGCAGCACGCTGCAGCCGGACGCGCGCGACGCCGCCTCCCGCCGCCGCGAGGGCTGAGCCCCTCGCCGCCGCTGGCGCGCCATCACGGCGTTTTCAGGCGGGGTGTATTGGCGCGGTGCGTGCCGTGATCTAACCATGCGCGACCCGATCGCATTGCGGAGCGCAGATTTGAGGACCGTTTCCCGTCTCACCTTCCTCGCCGGCGCCTTCGCCCTTCTCTTTGGCGCGGTCCCGGCCCCGGCGCAGGAAAGCGTGACGGTGAACAGTTCCGCCGGGCCACTGACGGTGGAAACCGTCGCCGGCGGGCTCGATCATCCCTGGTCGCTCGCCTTCCTCCCGGACGGACGCATGCTGGTGACCGAGCGCAGCGGAAAGCTGCGCATCGTCCGCCGCAGCGGCACCGTCTCGGCACCCGTCGCCGGCCTGCCGCCGGTCTATGCCCGCGGCCAGGGCGGCCTGCTCGACGTGGTGCTCGCGCCCGACTTCGACATGAGTCGAATGGTCTATTTCTCCTATGCGGAACCGCGCGAAGGCTCGTCCGGCACCAGCGTCGCGCGCGGCAAGCTGGTGGAGGACGCGGGCAGCGCCCGGCTCGACAATGTGGAGGTGATCTTCCGCCAGCAGCACGCCGTGGGCGGCAGCGCGCATTACGGCTCGCGCCTCGTCTTCGCCCGCGACGGCACGCTCTTCGTCACCCTTGGCGACCGCTTCAGCGAGCGTGACCAGGCCCAGCGGCTCTCCAACCATCTCGGCAAGATCGTGCGCATCCGGCCGGACGGCAGCGCGCCGCAGGACAACCCGTTCGCCAAGCTGGCGAATGCGCGGCCGGAAATCTGGAGCTACGGCCACCGCAATGTGCAGGGCGCCGCGCTCGACCCGCAGACGGGGCGGCTGTGGACCATCGAGCATGGCGCGCGCGGGGGCGACGAGCTGAACCATCCCGAGGCCGGAAAGAACTATGGCTGGCCGGTCATCACCTATGGGCGCGACTATAGCGGCCTCTCCATCGGCGAAGGCACCCAGAAGGACGGCATGGAGCCGCCGGTGAAGTACTGGGACCCTTCCATCGCGCCGTCGGGACTGGCCTTCTACACCGGCGACCTGATCGCGCCGTGGAAGGGCGACCTGTTCACGGGCGCGCTTGCCGGACAGCGGCTGGTGCGGCTGCGGCTGGACCCGGCGCGTGAGCATGTGGTCGGGGAGGAAGTGCTGCTGGGTGACTTCGGCGAGCGCATCCGCGATGTCCGCCAGGGCCCGGACGGGGCGCTGTGGCTGCTCACCGACAACGCGCCCGGGCGCCTGCTGCGCCTCGCCCCGGCGGACTGAGCGCGCCTCACCACTTCTGAAAGATGAAATAGGCGCCCACCGCGATGAAGGCGAAGCCAATCAGGTGATTCCAGTGCAGCGGCTCCTTCAGCCACAGCACCGAGAAGCCGGCGAACACGATGAGGGTGATCACCTCCTGCATCGTCTTCAGCTCCGCCGTCGAATAGACCATCGAGCCGTACCGGTTGGCCGGCACGGCGAGGCAGTATTCGAACAGAGCGATACCCCAGCTGGCGACGATCGCGATCAGCAGCGGCGCCGAGGTGTGCTTGAGGTGGCCGTACCACGCGAACGTCATGAACACGTTCGAGGCGAACAGCAGGAAGATCGGCAGCAGGGCCGGCGACAGCAGCGAGGTCATGGGTGGGATTCCGATGGGCGATTCTGGGAAGCTCGACCGCCCGCCCCGGCCCGTCAACTCCTCACAGCTCGGCCCAGCTTCGCACCAGATTATGGTAAACATTGGCCAGCGCGAGCACGGCGGGATCCTCGTCCGGCAGCTTGGTGCGCGTCGCCATGATCGCCATGTCGAGGTCATAGAGCATCGCGCGCTGGCCCTGGTCGCGAATCATCGACTGCGACCAGAAGAACGAACCCCAGCGGCTGCCGCGCGTGATCTCGTTGACCGAGTGCAGGCTGGTGGCGGGGTACACCACCGCGTGG comes from the Ancylobacter pratisalsi genome and includes:
- a CDS encoding glutathione S-transferase family protein, whose product is MFKLHAMQSSGNCYKVLLALAKLGVPFTLVDVDILRGENRTPEFLMKNPEGRVPLLQLPGGRFLAESNAILFYLAEGTHLLPQAPLARAEVLRWMFFEQHSHEPAIGAARFWLKLVRGGRELRTHDMDRWMEDGYAALGVMERHLGRRRFFAEETLTIADIALFAHTHVAEEGEFDLAPFPAVRNWLERVKADPGHVAMDWRPQTPQDVATGALADVAAPLETEKVNGA
- a CDS encoding DMT family protein — protein: MTSLLSPALLPIFLLFASNVFMTFAWYGHLKHTSAPLLIAIVASWGIALFEYCLAVPANRYGSMVYSTAELKTMQEVITLIVFAGFSVLWLKEPLHWNHLIGFAFIAVGAYFIFQKW
- a CDS encoding PQQ-dependent sugar dehydrogenase, producing the protein MRDPIALRSADLRTVSRLTFLAGAFALLFGAVPAPAQESVTVNSSAGPLTVETVAGGLDHPWSLAFLPDGRMLVTERSGKLRIVRRSGTVSAPVAGLPPVYARGQGGLLDVVLAPDFDMSRMVYFSYAEPREGSSGTSVARGKLVEDAGSARLDNVEVIFRQQHAVGGSAHYGSRLVFARDGTLFVTLGDRFSERDQAQRLSNHLGKIVRIRPDGSAPQDNPFAKLANARPEIWSYGHRNVQGAALDPQTGRLWTIEHGARGGDELNHPEAGKNYGWPVITYGRDYSGLSIGEGTQKDGMEPPVKYWDPSIAPSGLAFYTGDLIAPWKGDLFTGALAGQRLVRLRLDPAREHVVGEEVLLGDFGERIRDVRQGPDGALWLLTDNAPGRLLRLAPAD